The Maridesulfovibrio sp. genomic sequence AGGGAGCTACGTCGCGTTTACGCCATAAGTAAAGTACAAGATGATATATCCCCATAATCAGCATGCATCCGGCGAAAAACAGTGAAATGGCCCAGTCCCGTGTCTGCATAGCTTCCAACGGTCCGGGGCGGGCAATGAGGATCGGTTCACTAATCCCCCCCCTGCGAAAATGATAATTGGAGACCTGTAGAACCAGATCGATTGGCTGTCCCTGCAGCGAGACTTCCGCCAGTTTTAATGTTCGGGCAGGAGTTTCAGTCTCAGACGATTTTCCCGGCAGTCCGCTCTGTGCTATCAGCTCGCCGTTGGCCCATAATTTATAAGCCTCGTGGATGTCGAAAATACGCAGAGTCAACCGATCAACAGATTGATCCGTAAACAATTTCAGCCGGAATGTGGCCTGCCCGGTACTGCCGAGGCGTTTTCCTTCAACAAGATGTCCCCGCCATGTTCCGGGCAGAGAAAAAAAACCGGACATTTCGGGTAAGTTGTTTTCCGGGCTGAATTTCTCCGGCGTCAGCAACCTGTCCCAGTAAAATTCCCATTCTCCATTAAGCGCAAATATCCTTCCTCCGGAAAGATCCTGCCCACGCAGATCAATTACTCCACGCTCCGCGTGAAGTTTTTTATCAGGCCTATCTGCAGTACAGCCTGTTAAGCCCAGCACTATCACTGTTATTAAAATGAATACGATCTTATGGTGTTTCCATTTTAGAATAGGGAAAATATTATTTAGCACAACATGATATCCTGAGATGATTGCTAACAACTGAGTCTTTGAACAGCATTTCTTGTAAACGTGACCATACAAAAGCAGAGCAGGACAGACAACTTCTATATAAAAGCAGGGCTGCGTCCGTACTTTGGCGGACAGACTCGTGCATAATTCTATGTTATTTGTTAATTCTGTTTTGATAAACTGAAAATCTTTAAGTCCTGTTTGGAGATTTTATAATGAAGCTTTCATTATTGTTTATGCTTCTACTACTTGTCGTAAGTGGGTGTACCACTACGTCTGCCCCGTCGCCCAAACGTCAGGCATATGAATCGGCAAAAATAATTTCAGCAACCAAAATAGGACGGGCAAGTAAAGTCACTCGAACGTCAAAAGGCTCCAGAGTCGTCAGCACAGCCAGATCCCTTCTTGGTATACCCTACAAATGGGGAGGACGTTCTCCCCAAACCGGCTTCGACTGTTCTGGTTTCGTCTGGTACGTATTCAATCAGTACGGGATCAATCTGCCGCGCTCCTCATCGCAATTATTGTCTGTAGGTCGCCCTGCTGATAAATCTTCAATCCGTCCCGGCGATATTCTCATTTACAAGGTGAGCAAGAAAGGTAAATCCCTCCACGCCGCCATTGCGACCGGAAGCGGGACCTTTGTGCATTCACCCAGTTCCGGTAAGACTGTAAGCGAGGTGTCGATGTCGGGACCGTACTGGCGAGGACGTCTTATCGGAGTCAGAAGGGTTCTTTAATCCGGTTATCAGTAGAGATTGCGAAGCGGCAATATCCCCGCTTCCCTTGCCCCGTTGATACTGATGTAAGTTACAGCCGAAGGATTATCGTTGTATTCATTGATTTGTTCAATGCCGGAATCCTTAGCCTGCTCCAGATCGCAACTGGCCAGAAGGGTTGTTTCTATGGGAATCACAGGAGAGTCTTTTTCCGCACTGCTGGAAACACCGACCATCATATGATTCGGCAGAAGAATCAGATAGGCATCCAAACCGATTTTTCTGAAAATAGAAGCCAGCAGCACAGCTCCGTCAGCACAGTTGGCCTGCGCTCCACGGGTAGAATCTCCCACAAGGCGAACATGCTGCACAGCTACCACATCAGATTCCACCGATGTTGTCGAGATGGAACTGTATTTGAATCCTTTGTCCTGCAGGGCTTTCCAGATTGCTTTCAGTTGAAGTGCAACGTCACTCTCTTCACCTTGATAACCGATAAAAGCGTCAACATAACCCTTGTGCAAAGCCTCGCTGAGTATTTCGTCGATGATAGGGTCTCCCTCGTTGACATATGCAGCAAACATCTCCGACCAATCTTCAAAGCGTTGGCCTCCGTTTGTGTATAATCCGAAAAAACAGTCGTTTACAGAACGCACAATAACTGTCTGCGTATGCTCGCCGACCTCTTCTCCATTAACGAAAACTTTTGCTGTGATATCCTCGGGATAGGGCTGGCGAATGGATAATAATTTTTCATATTCGTACTTCAGGTGCGGACTTATTTCATAAACATTCTCAGCATCGGGAAGGGTGACGGTCATTCTGGAAGGGCGGATGAGCTTGGTGCTTGTTATTTCTACGGTTACCCTGTCACCGGGATTCACTGCACGGATGAAGACCGAGGCCATTGCCAATGGAGATCCAAAAGTCTTTGAATCCCGTTGAACCCCGATGTTTTCCGGATCAAGAGTGGATAGGGCGATAATAGCAGCAGGAAAAATCTGATCATCAAGGCCGAAAGCAAGAAGCCAGTCTCCCGGCGCAAAGTTCTTATCGTCATTACCGGCTTCCTGTTGAGTTTCAGGGGATGCGGCCTCACTTGTTGTGCTGGCTTCTTCCTGCGGTGCAGAGGGAGTTGTTTTTCCAACGGAACTTGTAAGATCGGTATCGGTGAACAATTCGCCCGCTACTGTTTTATGACCATCTGTTTCCCGCTGATTACTGACATCCCAGCCCGCGAAAGCCTCACTGGAAATCAAGAACAGCACCACGATTAACACGGCCTGTATTGTCATATTTATCCGGCGATTGTAATTGGCGACTTTGCCGGAAGTTATAAGGCCGTTGAAGAGAAGCCCCATATTACACTCCATTAATTTAAATCATTCCTAACAAGCTAATCGTCTGCACCATCTGCCAGAGTTGCAATCGTCTCGACCTTGTCTCTTTGCGCTTGACGGGCGACCATTACAGCCATTCCGGCCATGAGCGGCAGGTATTCTGGAGCACTGACCGATATGATAAAGTTATCAAAAATAACGTTGCCCAAATCAATGTTCAGCTTTCTGGCAACTGTCCCGATCTGCTTGCCATCAAGCTTAACCTGATAGTTGGAACCAATGGTGGCATTCATGCTTCGCAGCTCCAACCGGCCGAGAGATGTGTCGCCGACAAAATGAACATGGTGAAAAATAAACCGTTTCTTGAGTCGACCTATTTTCTGCCCTTTTTCAAATAGATCGTAAGTGGGCATGAAATGGAATATCCGCTTGGTCAGACTGAATAGTTCTTCTTCGTTGCCCGGTTTTGTGATGGAAAAAGTTTTACAGGGAACCAGCGCTTTCACTTCCAGTGTTTCGTTCTCGTCAACATCGAACATGGCGAACTCCTGTCCGGTCCAGCTGAAATCTTCCTCAAAGATATAAATTTTCTCATCCTGATCAATTCCAAGGGGAGTCAGATCGGCTATACCCGTATCCACGAAGTCCTGAACCCGCTTAGCCAATTCCGGGAGAATGCAGGCGCTGACAAATGAATAGCGGATGACGTCTTCCAGAGTTTCCGGTTCCGGCTGGGAATCCAATCTCCATTTATCTGCTTCGCCAAACTTAATAAATGATGGTCTGTCGCTGAAGGCTACGTTGATGCTCCCTTTTCCGAATGTGTCGATGTAAACATACTCGCCATACACGTCGGGGCCGAAGATAATTACCTTGTTCCTGATACTCTTTATTTTGCCGATCCAAGGTTTCCCGAGGATTGTCTCCAGCCCCTCAAAGGCGTTAAAAACGGCATCCAGCCCGACTTCTTTCGAGTTGGTAACCATTTTAACTGTATCGTTCATAGAGTTGTAGATGCTCGCACAGGCAAACTGAAGGCAGGTGAAGGAAGCGATTAACAGAAGAGTTGCATACGTAGTGTACAGAGTCATCTCCGAATCTGTATCGACAATAAACGCAAGATAGAAATAGTAACAGGAAAATGCAAAGGACCCAAAAGTGGCGAGCCACAACAATATCTTAACTAATATGGATTTTAATAAATGCATGTCTTGTTCGCTGTCTGTAGCCGGGTTGAATTATTAATTAAAGTTTTCCTGTTTACGATTGATAACAATGCAGGATTAAAACAAATCACCAAATAAATTTTCACTCTCGTCATCATCTGAATTATTGATTCCGTCTTCATCGTCGGAGGATTCGTCATCATCAGGATTGCCCAGTAGTGAGTCGGCCAGAGTGTCCAGTCCGACACTGATGCCGGCTGTCACCAGCAACTGGGCCATTACTTCCTCGTCTAGACCTATGGACGGAGCGCTGAGGTTTCCTTTCACACGCAGGGGGAGAGGAATATCCTTGACGGTATCCAGAATTTCCCCCTCAAGCCCGTCAAGGGAACCGACGACAGTGATCATTGCCTTGTAGTCAACCTTCTCTGCAGGAAGGTCGGCCCAGCCTGCACCATTGGCTTCCACCAGCGGGGAATCAAACAACAGGTCATTGTTAATGATATGCCCGTTCTTGACTTTCGCTGAAGCTTCAAGGCTGGAAAAATTGAAATTGCCCGTTTCATTACCTTCCTCATCAGCCCTCATAATTTTGTTCCAGCTGTCGCGGATCATTTTGGCAACATCCACACCAAGCACTGCTCCTTCAGTGACAGCAAAGGACGCCGAGCCGCATACGGTTTTTTTTACGCCATCCGGTGTTAATCCCGATCCTGAAAGGTCATATTCAACCGAGGCTGAGCCGCTTATCACATCTTTGCCAAGCAGGTCATGCAGCAAAGACCGGATATCAAGTTTCTGCAATGAACCGCTTCCACTCCAAATGGGAGTTTCGTTATTCGCGTCAAGTCTGGTTTGTGCCTCAAATTGTCCGTCATAGAGATTAAAAGAGGGTGCCACAGCAAGCACCCCGTCATGGGCATCTACGTCGATCTGAATGTCTGTGGCTTGTATCTTATTCACCTTGAAGCGGCCGATTCTCAGCCGGGCATTCAGAATCAGATTGCGTAGCACATCCAGACTCGGTTCCGTCGCAGGCTGGGCTGAATCCGATGCTTCTGTGTTTTGTCCGGGCTTGCTGCCTGATTCAGATTTTGATTGCGGAGGCAGGTAGCGGTCGGCATCGAAGGAATCAACCTCAGCGTTGATGGAGATCTGAGGCGAGGTGAAATTGACAACCTGCCCTTCGGCTGTGAGCGTGCTGCCGTCGAGCTTGACTGTCAGGGATTTTACTTTCGCTGAATTATCGGTCCCATCAAATTGTATCTCAGCTGAAAACCCTTTCAGCGCGTTGGAATCCGACATGTCCGAGATTTTAACTCCAAGCTTGTCCATCAGCTCTCGCAGAGATGTTTCCGCCAGCTTTAAGTTCCCGGAGAAAGAAGGAGTTCCACCCTGAGTTCCGGCATGGATCTGTCCTGTAAGGTGCAGATCAAGAACTGACAGGGCAAGGTTATCCAAGAGTACCGTATCGGTCTCAGGGGTTAACTGGATTTTTCCTGAAAGATGTGGCCGGAGAGCAATCTCGGGCTGATTCAGTTTAAGTTCAAATCCGAGTTCAAAGGGAAAACTGGAAGTCCCTTGGATCGCCCCTAAGTTCAGGTTGAGATTTTCGATGGATGTCTCGGATTCATCCTGCAAATCGGTGTAAAGCAGATTGGCGTTGGTAATCTCGACACCCTGAACGGAAATATTCTCAAAGTTCATACCGCTGCCGCTGTCTTTAGAGTCAGTTGGAAGATCAGCAGGTTCAGTCTCCTCTTCATTACTGCTCCCAGCCAGATCGTCCCAGTTGGAGACTCCTTGAGAATTCTTGGCAAGGTGCAAGGAAAGTCCATCCAATAAGACTTTGCCGACAGACACCTTCCCGGACAGAAGAGGTATAAGGCGTAGAGAAACTTCCGCCTTGTTAATGCGGGCCATGTCATGATCAGGAAACCCCGGAGCATTTCCCAGAGCTGCAGGCCCGACGTTAAAACCGAGATACGGATAGAAATTCAGCCCGATGTCGCCATTAAAGGATAGTTTTCGCCCTGTCTTTTTTTTTACAAGTTGGACTATTTCATCCTTGTATTCATTAGGGTCAACTATAACCGTGACTATTAAAACCGCAGCGAGGCAAAGGATCACTAAAGCGGCACAAGCAGTCAGTATGAGTTTTACGATATTCTTCATGGCTCGAAAGTCCTTCTTTAATTGATTTGAAGGTAACCCTAATCGAAACGCCCGGTACCATCGTTGAAGAGGGTCAGTGAATCAAATTCTCTGAAATCAAGTTCCATGAGAGCCAACTCCTGATCTTCGTCATCAATGAGGGCTAAATCCAGATCCTCAGGTGTACCGGATACGGAAATTCTCAATCCTTCGCCGGGGCGCAGCACATCATCTTCCAGCAGGTTGGCACCCCACAATTTGTCTTCAGCGGAAGACATATAAACACCATGTATTTCGAAATCCGTTTCATTAAAGATGACGATATCCTTTGCCATGGCCGTCTTCGCCATGAGCACGGAAAAAGCCAAAATCACAGTCAGGATTATCCGCTGCCTACGATTCATGATATTCTCCTCAAGATAACCTTTGTGCGTTAGCCGGGGAACTTCCGCATAATTTCCGGCCAAAGGTTATTTATGAAACGTTGGGATTTAATCAGACAGAATCAACAAGCCGATTGTTTTTTGCTTGGGCAGACATACCAGTAGAGCAGCAATAAAGCCCCGATTACAGTAAACGTAAGCAGGAACCACCAGCCGGAATGTCCTGCATCATGCAGGCGCCGAACGCTGACCGCCATGGTCGGGACAACGGTTAAAAACATAATTATGTTTGAGACGAGTAATGTGCGGTTCAAGGGATCGGTGCTGCCGGAAATGGCTGTATCTATGGTGTAGGCGATCATGGAGAGAATCCACGTGAATAGCACCCAGTACCAGAATTCAGGGCGTCCTGCGCAGCCATTGAATGTCGCATATTTTTTAAAACATGTTTTGATTGCTTCCATGAATTCCACTTTGTTTTTCTCCTTGGATTTGTCCTTACTTATAAAAAATAAAAAAATGTGTCTGTCCGCCAAAATGCGGACATGGTGAGTTTCTGCCTCGACAGAATAATGAAAGGGAAGGCTTCATAACCGAGTAGAGCCTTTCAAGTCTGCCTGTAGCTCTCAGGTTTTTGGGCCTGCACCGGGGCTGAAGCGCAGCCGAAGCAGATTATGCTCAACATGACAAGAATTGCTGGAAGTACTTTCATGGGCTGACCCTTGACCTGATTTTTGTCTGCATGAAGAACGGAAAGTCTTGCTCTCTGTTCTTCATGCAGTTGATGTTGTTTATTCATTGAGGGACTGGCGAAGAATTTCGTTTACTTCCGTAAGATTAGCTTCAAATTCCTGTTTTTCTCCGGTTTTTGTGTCAACGAAAACCCATTGGATTCTGTCCTGACCGCTGCCTATTTCCTGACAGGTGAAGGTGAGTCCAACCATGTCTTCCCCTTGGGCATCGTTGGAAATAGTGATGTGGTAGCAGGAGTTGTTGTCACACATACCGCCAAGGTAGTAGTTGCCGAAATTGGGGTCCTGAGCAGGCTGACTTATCCAGAGCCCTTCCTTGCCCTGACACAGACTGTTGGCATGGGCGGCGGGAACTAAAAGCATGCACAGCAGTACAGCCGAAAATATCGGTGCAAAAAATTTCATCATATCTCCCTACTGTAATTCAAGGTTATGGACCCGCCACTACAAGTCCTGATAATTGATTATGCGTCTTTTCCAATAACAACCTTATCTTCCAGTGGCTTTATAAAATGGTATTTTGATTAATAGAATACAATTCTATTTCTGTCTGTCCGTCAAAAGACGTACATTTCATATTGATGTATTAATTAGTCATAAGGCAGAACCGTTTGTTGACTTACCATTTATTAAAAATAAAAGACCCCCATTACAGGTAATGGAGGTCTACTTAATCTGCGTGGTTAAAACGCATGGGATGGGACGCTTCTCCCAGTAAAAAAAGAGCCTTGTTGCTGGAAATGCTTTCCGGCAACAAGGCTCGATAGAAAAAATATTATTGTGAGTTAGTGCAATTTCTTCTTAAGGAAAAATGTTGCTTGGTCTCCTTCATTATTTAGGCGCAGTTTTTTAGCAAACTGAACAAAATTTTTACGTTCTTCATCCGTAAAAACTTTTTTGTTTGATAATGAATAGCTTAAGTTCTTTTTCAGCTTTTCCGAGCTGGCTACACTTCCGGCATGGCATTCATTAAATGTCTGGAAAACTTCAAATCCATTGGAATCTGCTAATTTATGAAAACTCTTTTCGGAATGTAAAAATAAATGCCTTGGAGGATCAAGCTGTGCCCAGTTTTCCCTGAATGTTTTCCATAAATATTTTTGGCTTAACGGAATTCGTATTATCAGACATCCTTGTTCGGTAAGCAGATCTCTCAACACACCGAGAATGTTTTGGTTGGGCATATGCTCCAGAGAATGATTGCAGATGATTAAATCGAACTGTTCCGAAATTTGATTTATATCGCCTTTTATTATGTGAAAATTTTTTTTGTAGTTTATCGGAGACGGGATGAAAGGATCGATCCCCACAAGAGTATGTACCCCGCAATTCCACATCTTACACAGAAGTCCCCCCATGCCGCAGCCGACATCAAGGACTTTAGATTCATTTGATACACCTGCCGTTAATAGCCACCTGAAAATTGAAGATTGTTTCAGAACACGTTGTAAAAAAGATTTAAAAAAAGGTCGGCTTGAAGCAGTCAGCAAGATTTTGCAGATCATCCTTTTGTAAGGTTTGATCTTTTTGGCAGAGACCGGTGTATGTGATCCATACTCTTCGGGGTAGTATTGAGACATGTCTTCAGGGATATCTATTATCTGAACACATCCGCATTCATTGCATTCGAAGTACTCAAATTTTTCGAAGGTCCCGAATATCTTTTCCGGAAAAACATCTATTACCCCGTCTGAGGAACCGCAAATTCGACAATTGAATTTGCTCCTATTGGATGGGTTGATGGTTTCTGCTGTATTTGTCATATCAATTACCTTCTTAATTTGATCTTTATTTACTTATATTGCAGGAAAAGCAGTTAACTGTTTTGGTTGAATGCAGTCAACTTATTCTTTTTCTTGAGTCGGGATAGGAATTCGGACTGCCTCACTTCCACCCGGATGTTGAATGTTGGAACCAGCCGCCTTTTGGAGGTTAAGCGGGAGTCCTTCAGCTCTCCCCGGGGTGTTCGACATAGATCATGTTATTTTATACAAATTATCTAGATATTTGTTGTTGATTTGGTCGATGATCTTTCGGTTATCGAAAACACCTCTCTCTTTTCTGTTACATCTCTAAAAGTAGTGTTTTTTTGTATAATACGATTTTGATCGGTTGGTTATTTGCGTATATCGTAAAACAAAGGGCTTGAAGTTGACCTTGGTCGTCATCTGGTCTATCAATTCTCCCCCAAGGGCTATCAGCTCCCCTCAGCCTGTCCAAAACATTTCTTTTCCCCGTTGAAAACGTTGAAACATCTGTGCCGCAGTGTCCATCTCTCCGGGAGGACCGGCTGAAAGCTCACCTCTAATTTCCTTAGCCCTGAATTTTATAGGAAAGGCTGTCCCTGCGGGCAGTTCACATTCATTTATTCATGCCGGTTCCGTGTGGCTGTTATGGGACCGGTTTTGCCTCAAGGAGTTACAGCAACATGCAGAAAAGAGAAACATGGGGCTCCCGTACCGGCTTCATTATGGCCGCAGTGGGGTCCGCAATCGGATTGGGAAATATCTGGCGTTTTCCGTACATGGTTTATGAAAACGGTGGTGGAGCTTTCCTCATTCCTTATTTTGTGGCCATGCTTGCCGCAGGTATGCCGTTTATGATTCTTGAGTTCGGTCTGGGACAGAAATTTAAGGGTTCAGCCCCCAAGGTGTTTTCCTCCATTTCCAAAAATTGGGAATGGCTCGGCTGGTGGCAGGTTATGGTTTCTTTCATCATCACCACATATTACGTGGTGGTTGTGGCCTGGGCCATCAACTATTTTATCCTTGCCTTCAATCAGGGTTGGACTGCTGCTCCAAAAGATTTCTTTTTCGGTGAATTCCTCGGATTAACAGACTCTCCCATGCATATGGGCGGGGTGCAGACTTCCATTCTGTTTGCTACTGCAGCTGCATGGCTGATGACTTTTGCGGCTGTATTTACCGGTGTTAAAAGCGGTATTGAACGGGTCAGCAAGATTTTCATGCCCCTGCTTTTTCTGCTGGTATTTATTTTTATAGGCAGAGGGCTGATGCTGCCCGGAGCAACAGAAGGTCTCGATTGGCTTTTCAAGCCTGATTTTAACGCCCTTACAGACGGTAAGGTCTGGGCCGATGCTTTCGGACAGATTTTTTACAGCCTGTCCATCGGTTTTGCCATCATGCTTTCCTATGCCAGTTACCTGCCCAAGGATTCGGATATCAACAACAACGCCTGCATGACCGTATTCATCAACTGCGGGTTCAGCATCATTTCCGGGATCATGATTTTCAGCGTGCTTGGTTACATGGCTCATCAGCAGGGCGTTCCTGTCAGTGAAGTTGCCGGGTCCGGTGTGGGATTGGCTTTTATCACCCTACCCACGGCTATCAACCTGATGCCTGCTCCTGCGTTTTTCGGAACCCTGTTTTTTCTCGCTCTCACTGTGGCCGGGCTGTCTTCCATGATCTCCCTTGCCGAGGTAGTTGTTGCCGCGCTTATCGACAAGATCAAGGTTTCCCGCAAGGTGGCGTCCTGCGTATTCTGCGGGCTCGGTTTTCTGGTCAGCATCGCTTTTACTACAGGCGGCGGCTTGCTCCTGCTTGATATTGTGGACCACTTTATCAATAATTTCGGTATACTCATGAGCGGTTTTATTGAGATTATTTTTATTGCATGGTTCTGCAGGCTTGACGATCTGCGTAACCACGTAAATATGACTTCAGAAATCAAGGTCGGCGCGCTTTGGCTGAACAGCCTGCGTTTTGTGGTTCCCGCCATGCTCGGCTTTATGCTGGTGTCAAATTTTGCTGGTGATATTTCCAAGAATTACGGAGGTTACTCAACCACCGCTACTATTG encodes the following:
- a CDS encoding DUF805 domain-containing protein, whose product is MEAIKTCFKKYATFNGCAGRPEFWYWVLFTWILSMIAYTIDTAISGSTDPLNRTLLVSNIIMFLTVVPTMAVSVRRLHDAGHSGWWFLLTFTVIGALLLLYWYVCPSKKQSAC
- a CDS encoding sodium-dependent transporter, which produces MQKRETWGSRTGFIMAAVGSAIGLGNIWRFPYMVYENGGGAFLIPYFVAMLAAGMPFMILEFGLGQKFKGSAPKVFSSISKNWEWLGWWQVMVSFIITTYYVVVVAWAINYFILAFNQGWTAAPKDFFFGEFLGLTDSPMHMGGVQTSILFATAAAWLMTFAAVFTGVKSGIERVSKIFMPLLFLLVFIFIGRGLMLPGATEGLDWLFKPDFNALTDGKVWADAFGQIFYSLSIGFAIMLSYASYLPKDSDINNNACMTVFINCGFSIISGIMIFSVLGYMAHQQGVPVSEVAGSGVGLAFITLPTAINLMPAPAFFGTLFFLALTVAGLSSMISLAEVVVAALIDKIKVSRKVASCVFCGLGFLVSIAFTTGGGLLLLDIVDHFINNFGILMSGFIEIIFIAWFCRLDDLRNHVNMTSEIKVGALWLNSLRFVVPAMLGFMLVSNFAGDISKNYGGYSTTATIAFGWAPLVLCLVFGLVCARSGQGFDSITGVNRSFLKRS
- a CDS encoding class I SAM-dependent methyltransferase; translation: MSQYYPEEYGSHTPVSAKKIKPYKRMICKILLTASSRPFFKSFLQRVLKQSSIFRWLLTAGVSNESKVLDVGCGMGGLLCKMWNCGVHTLVGIDPFIPSPINYKKNFHIIKGDINQISEQFDLIICNHSLEHMPNQNILGVLRDLLTEQGCLIIRIPLSQKYLWKTFRENWAQLDPPRHLFLHSEKSFHKLADSNGFEVFQTFNECHAGSVASSEKLKKNLSYSLSNKKVFTDEERKNFVQFAKKLRLNNEGDQATFFLKKKLH
- a CDS encoding AsmA family protein, whose amino-acid sequence is MKNIVKLILTACAALVILCLAAVLIVTVIVDPNEYKDEIVQLVKKKTGRKLSFNGDIGLNFYPYLGFNVGPAALGNAPGFPDHDMARINKAEVSLRLIPLLSGKVSVGKVLLDGLSLHLAKNSQGVSNWDDLAGSSNEEETEPADLPTDSKDSGSGMNFENISVQGVEITNANLLYTDLQDESETSIENLNLNLGAIQGTSSFPFELGFELKLNQPEIALRPHLSGKIQLTPETDTVLLDNLALSVLDLHLTGQIHAGTQGGTPSFSGNLKLAETSLRELMDKLGVKISDMSDSNALKGFSAEIQFDGTDNSAKVKSLTVKLDGSTLTAEGQVVNFTSPQISINAEVDSFDADRYLPPQSKSESGSKPGQNTEASDSAQPATEPSLDVLRNLILNARLRIGRFKVNKIQATDIQIDVDAHDGVLAVAPSFNLYDGQFEAQTRLDANNETPIWSGSGSLQKLDIRSLLHDLLGKDVISGSASVEYDLSGSGLTPDGVKKTVCGSASFAVTEGAVLGVDVAKMIRDSWNKIMRADEEGNETGNFNFSSLEASAKVKNGHIINNDLLFDSPLVEANGAGWADLPAEKVDYKAMITVVGSLDGLEGEILDTVKDIPLPLRVKGNLSAPSIGLDEEVMAQLLVTAGISVGLDTLADSLLGNPDDDESSDDEDGINNSDDDESENLFGDLF
- a CDS encoding C40 family peptidase, whose amino-acid sequence is MKLSLLFMLLLLVVSGCTTTSAPSPKRQAYESAKIISATKIGRASKVTRTSKGSRVVSTARSLLGIPYKWGGRSPQTGFDCSGFVWYVFNQYGINLPRSSSQLLSVGRPADKSSIRPGDILIYKVSKKGKSLHAAIATGSGTFVHSPSSGKTVSEVSMSGPYWRGRLIGVRRVL